The Anoplopoma fimbria isolate UVic2021 breed Golden Eagle Sablefish chromosome 5, Afim_UVic_2022, whole genome shotgun sequence genome contains a region encoding:
- the g6pc3 gene encoding glucose-6-phosphatase 3, with protein sequence MEAVHAQGIWMAERLQQRSMHLEKMWLVVTHIGDPKAAFLLVFPFTYFISKRAGVAVIWVAAITEWLNLVFKWMLFGERPYWWIGESGLFVNNQPNVQQFSSTCETGPGSPSGHAMVTAAVWWVVVSSLGSFLYSRTHSVTLSAAPYLFYVVLLVAVGISRIFILAHFPHQVIAGSITGFILGVVLSRRVPESRPLLFFFSFSIGLLLSTVMLHAGLQHLGINLSWSIALAKKWCSRPEWIRLDTAPFSSLTRDCGALLGLGMAQYWKPGGWSLPWAPRALSLAISSMGLYHVNRLPLPVRPPGLFYGLFFVKFVIVPQIVMVLVPGLVHLFTHKKRKD encoded by the exons ATGGAGGCTGTGCATGCTCAAGGTATCTGGATGGCCGAaaggctgcagcagaggagcatGCATCTGGAGAAGATGTGGCTGGTTGTCACTCATATTGGAGATCCTAAAGCAGCCTTCCTGCTAGTCTTCCCCTTCACATATTTCATCAGCAAACGAGCAGGAGTGGCTGTGATTTGGGTTGCAGCTATAACGGAGTGGTTAAACCTGGTGTTTAAATG GATGCTGTTTGGAGAAAGGCCGTACTGGTGGATAGGTGAATCAGGCCTGTTTGTCAACAACCAACCCAACGTTCAGCAGTTTTCTTCCACCTGTGAAACCGGCCCAG GCAGTCCGTCGGGACATGCGATGGTGACGGCAGCAGTCTGGTGGGTGGTGGTGTCCTCACTGGGGTCATTCCTCTACTCACGTACTCACAG TGTGACGTTATCAGCGGCTCCCTACCTGTTCTatgtggtgctgctggtggcaGTGGGAATCTCCAGGATCTTCATCCTCGCACACTTCCCTCACCAGGTCATCGCTGGCTCCATTACAG GTTTCATTCTGGGCGTCGTTCTGAGCCGCAGAGTACCAGAaagtcgccccctgctgttcTTCTTCAGCTTCAGCATCGGCCTGCTGCTCAGCACCGTGATGCTGCATGCCGGACTGCAGCATCTGGGAATCAACCTCTCCTG GTCTATTGCTTTGGCTAAGAAATGGTGCAGCCGTCCGGAGTGGATTCGTCTGGATACAGCCCcgttctcctctctgactcGAGACTGCGGGGCTCTTCTGGGTTTGGGGATGGCCCAGTACTGGAAGCCTGGCGGATGGTCTCTGCCTTGGGCTCCTCGGGCTTTGTCCCTGGCCATTTCGTCCATGGGCCTGTACCACGTCAACCGCCTGCCGCTCCCGGTCCGACCACCGGGACTCTTCTATGGGCTGTTCTTTGTCAAATTTGTCATTGTGCCTCAGATTGTCATGGTGCTTGTGCCTGGACTGGTTCAcctgttcacacacaaaaagaggAAGGACTAG